The DNA region CGGTGGCGCGGCATCAACAAAGTGGTGGTGTCGTCGACGCTGACGCCCGAGGAGGTCGAGTCGGAACGAGTCCGTCTGGTCCCCGACCTGAGCTTGGCTGAATTGCAGCGGATCGTCGCCGACGCCCCTGCCGCGGTCGAGATCTTCGGGCCCACAACGGCGGCCGCTGCGATCCGCGCTGGACTGGTTGATGAGTTCCATATCTTCGTGGTGCCGAAGGTCGTGGGCGGAGGCCTGTCAGCCCTACCGGGCGACGTACGCCTCGACGTGACTCTCGCCCGACACCAAATCTTTGACGACGGCACCGCCCATCTGCGCTATTCGTCGCGCTGAGAGATTGGCCCGGTGATGGGACGTGCAATTCCGGCTCAACATGCAAGAGGCATGCTCGCCGTCGCGGATAATCGGATTGTCTGCGCCAGGGCTTTCATGTTTGGGCTTGGCCATATGCACGCCACCCCTCTCACCTAATTCGTACGATGATGAGGTGACCGGCCAGGTCGCCATCAACGGGATACCGTGCGTTGACCTCGAGTCGCGAGGGCGATGGAGACGGCGAGTGTGGTGGTGGCTGGGGGGTTTCGTTGCGGCGAGCAAGACGGGCCTGGCTGTGTGGCGAAAAGTTGGGGCGCCCCTCGAGGTACGGTTAATGAATGCCAGCCGCGGGCGCCTGAAGCTCAGTGTCTCCGTTCCGATGGTGGTGCTGACGTCCGTCGGCGCCCGCAGTGGCGAACGCCGCGAAGTACCTCTGTCGTACTTCACCGATAGAGGCGATGTCATTCTGATCGCTTCGAACTACGGCAGCACGCGGCATCCAGCTTGGTATCACAACTTGCGTGCCAACCCGCGGTGCGAGTTGTACATCGGGACTCGTGGTGGCGCGTTTACCGCGAGCGAGGTGGTTGATGGGAAAGACCGGGAACGGCTGTTTGCCCTAGCGGTCGACCGTCTCGCCCGGGTGTTCGCTTTGCATGACAAGCGAAGCGGCGAGTCGCGGAAGATTCCTGTTCTGCGGCTGTCCCCCGCACGCTATAACTCCTAGCGGCCGGATCGAGTTGCGGGTTCGTATTGACAGCGAAGTGGTGAGTTCCGGTTCAATGTGTGGATCTAGGCAGAAGGAGGCGGGCGGGTGTACCCCTGCGTGTGCTGCGGGCACCTCACGATTCCGGAACAGCCCGGTAGCTACTTCATCTGCCCGATCTGCTTCTGGGAAGACGATGTCTCTCAGCTCCGCTGGCCGACTATGAGCGGTGGCGCGAATGATGTGTCGCTTATCGAGGGGCAAGCGAATTTTCGCGAGTTCGGTTCCTGCAAGTTGAGGATGACGGCGCATGTGCGCCCGCCGACAGATGTCGAAATGGTTGAGCCTGGTTGGCGACCCTTGGATCCGAGGCGTGACCGTTTCGAGGCGTGGGGAGTATCACCGGTCGTGGACTGGCCCGATTACGACTGGACCGTGCTCTACTGGTGGCGACCGACGTACTGGAGGCTCGACGCTTAGGTTCGGCGCACGATGCCTGTGCCCCGGATTCGAACTCCT from Mycobacterium sp. DL includes:
- a CDS encoding nitroreductase/quinone reductase family protein, which translates into the protein MNASRGRLKLSVSVPMVVLTSVGARSGERREVPLSYFTDRGDVILIASNYGSTRHPAWYHNLRANPRCELYIGTRGGAFTASEVVDGKDRERLFALAVDRLARVFALHDKRSGESRKIPVLRLSPARYNS
- a CDS encoding dihydrofolate reductase family protein; the encoded protein is MGTLSYNAIMSLDGYVADASGDFQWSAPGGQTFAAHVDRMAEVSTEVLGRKTFALMQYWETDPVDEEWSPAEREFARRWRGINKVVVSSTLTPEEVESERVRLVPDLSLAELQRIVADAPAAVEIFGPTTAAAAIRAGLVDEFHIFVVPKVVGGGLSALPGDVRLDVTLARHQIFDDGTAHLRYSSR